One window of Acidobacteriota bacterium genomic DNA carries:
- a CDS encoding adenosine-specific kinase, producing the protein MTTDSPFRTHVVKVDVPKGTNVIFGQSHFIKTVEDLYEALVSSSPTLQFGIAFCEASQARLVRIDGNNDDMIALAQKAAFDVGCGHIFFVYLKDGFPINVLNRIKNVDEVCHVYCATANPLQVVVAAVGQGRGVLTVIDGDSPLGVETDEDREERVRFLRTIGYKR; encoded by the coding sequence ATGACGACTGATTCACCGTTCAGGACGCACGTTGTGAAAGTCGACGTGCCGAAGGGGACCAACGTCATCTTCGGCCAGTCGCACTTTATCAAGACGGTTGAGGACCTGTACGAGGCGCTGGTGTCGTCCTCGCCGACGCTCCAGTTCGGGATTGCCTTCTGCGAGGCGTCGCAGGCGCGGCTGGTGCGTATCGACGGCAACAATGACGATATGATCGCCCTGGCCCAGAAAGCGGCGTTCGACGTCGGCTGCGGCCATATCTTCTTTGTCTACCTCAAGGACGGTTTCCCGATCAACGTGCTCAACCGGATAAAGAACGTTGACGAAGTTTGCCACGTCTACTGCGCGACGGCGAACCCGCTGCAGGTCGTTGTTGCGGCCGTCGGGCAGGGGCGCGGCGTGTTGACGGTGATCGACGGCGACTCGCCGCTCGGCGTCGAGACCGACGAGGATCGAGAAGAACGGGTCAGGTTTCTCAGGACTATAGGCTACAAGAGGTAA
- a CDS encoding HmuY family protein, with protein MKPFLLILTMAALLLATVGCSDDEANPTSSGLPQNTTTTTWDESGGFWRTSVDATSYADFAHFSFESRDTISGSAAKAAGSDWDIAFRREVIKLDGGASTIVGGDAVGADLGVVDFAAVTLADTAGVTWVNDAIDYFIDNWYSYDTINHVVTANQYVYSMVDAGGHNYLKFRVDSMPDADRPPTMGEVYITYLYQTVADLKELDGTAVKAMVDVGDSVGYFDFSTGQQVYPADPADSPDWDIAFASYDCSQNSGPNGTGACKAFPAGGELADSTDIDVFTMQPNAPMFPDIPSSALTDWYNYNDENHQLTSKSHVYLVKTAGKVYKLRIDSYYANKSGLPVSANYTFIWKAL; from the coding sequence ATGAAGCCCTTCCTGTTAATTCTGACGATGGCGGCGTTGCTGCTGGCCACCGTGGGCTGCTCGGACGACGAGGCCAATCCAACCTCGAGCGGGCTGCCGCAGAACACAACCACAACAACCTGGGACGAGAGCGGCGGCTTCTGGCGCACGAGTGTTGATGCCACCAGCTACGCTGATTTCGCGCACTTCTCGTTTGAGTCAAGGGACACCATCTCCGGCAGCGCGGCCAAAGCCGCGGGCAGCGACTGGGACATTGCGTTCCGGCGTGAAGTAATTAAGCTTGACGGTGGAGCGTCTACCATCGTCGGCGGGGATGCCGTCGGCGCCGACCTCGGCGTGGTCGACTTTGCCGCCGTTACCCTGGCCGACACGGCCGGCGTGACATGGGTCAACGACGCCATTGACTACTTCATTGACAACTGGTACAGCTATGATACCATAAATCACGTGGTGACCGCCAACCAGTACGTGTATTCGATGGTGGACGCCGGCGGGCACAACTACCTCAAGTTCCGGGTGGATTCGATGCCTGATGCAGACAGGCCCCCGACCATGGGAGAAGTGTACATCACCTACCTCTACCAGACGGTGGCAGACCTCAAGGAACTCGACGGTACGGCTGTAAAGGCCATGGTCGACGTGGGCGACAGCGTGGGGTACTTCGATTTTTCCACCGGCCAGCAGGTGTACCCGGCTGACCCGGCTGATTCGCCGGACTGGGACATAGCCTTTGCCTCGTACGACTGTTCCCAGAACAGCGGCCCGAACGGAACCGGTGCCTGCAAGGCCTTTCCGGCCGGAGGCGAGCTTGCTGATTCGACTGACATAGACGTCTTCACGATGCAGCCGAATGCTCCCATGTTCCCTGACATCCCGAGTTCGGCCCTGACCGATTGGTACAACTACAACGATGAGAACCACCAGTTGACCTCAAAGTCGCACGTCTATCTCGTGAAGACGGCCGGCAAGGTTTACAAACTGAGGATTGACAGTTACTACGCGAACAAGTCCGGCCTGCCGGTCAGCGCCAACTACACGTTCATCTGGAAGGCGCTGTAG
- a CDS encoding HEAT repeat domain-containing protein produces the protein MAENLRRIAAFVAVLLFAGLAYFLYDTLRERTTAEKLAEIIHREDQRQLDDRLTAYLDSDSPEIRARAALAIGRIGGSRAGQYLMVLLNDPSIGVASTAAFGLGLTGQKQYAVPLLDAALDLPSAVTARAVEAAGRLSDSSMTDVSGTLAGYLTHPSPDVREAACFALFHAGARSQAGEVIALLQQEQDPAVRLAALYALAWLGIDEATDIFIDFLADSDPFVRSLALLGLSSSTAEKAEHYLAIAINDDDPRVVAQAIEGLSMKGTPWAAGKLADRLARESDEKLVLALVDGLRRCSSDKGIDAVTAGLDSSSSSNVVAAVVKYQAAVRKDRAVNLIDSLLNEAPGPRVRAACAEAYGLVEHPGVVPRLAILFGDEDPMVRGAALQVLMTLDTANVRFYIDKALNDPDYTVVTLAVNEVGSRELLSYLPVLREMISRGEEEDLDVRRAVLAAVAPRLSEARPDTAAMEILIAGLLDPDYAVRKDAAETYQTYLKEDRWRMVPPARTRISKREIESAIEDYRVNPYAVMKTSQGVFEFELYFDVAPLSVLNFIDLAKSGFYDGLSFHRVIPNFVAQGGDPRGDGWGGPPYLVRCEYSDEPYRRGTVGMATSGKDTGGSQFFITFSPQPRLEARYTVLGQVLEGMDVVDRLVVGDVIEGIEIKEGQL, from the coding sequence ATGGCTGAAAACCTTCGGAGAATCGCCGCCTTCGTGGCGGTCCTTTTGTTTGCGGGGCTGGCGTATTTTCTTTACGACACGCTTCGGGAAAGAACTACGGCTGAGAAGCTTGCCGAGATCATTCACCGGGAAGACCAGCGGCAGCTGGATGACAGGCTGACGGCATACCTTGACAGCGACTCGCCCGAGATTCGGGCGCGGGCGGCGCTGGCGATCGGGCGCATCGGCGGCAGCCGTGCCGGTCAGTATCTCATGGTGCTGCTGAACGATCCCTCGATCGGCGTGGCGTCGACCGCGGCATTCGGGCTTGGCCTGACCGGACAGAAGCAGTACGCCGTGCCGCTGTTGGATGCCGCCCTGGACCTGCCCTCGGCGGTGACCGCCAGGGCGGTCGAGGCGGCCGGTCGACTGTCCGACAGCAGCATGACGGATGTTTCCGGCACCCTGGCCGGGTACCTGACGCATCCCTCGCCGGACGTGCGCGAGGCGGCCTGTTTTGCTCTTTTTCATGCCGGAGCAAGATCTCAAGCGGGCGAAGTCATCGCGCTATTACAACAAGAGCAGGATCCGGCCGTGCGCCTGGCGGCTTTGTACGCGCTGGCCTGGCTGGGCATCGACGAGGCCACCGACATCTTCATCGACTTTCTCGCCGACAGCGATCCCTTTGTCCGTTCGCTGGCCCTTCTCGGGCTGAGCAGTTCGACGGCAGAGAAGGCCGAGCATTATCTTGCTATAGCCATCAACGACGATGACCCGCGAGTCGTGGCTCAGGCGATAGAGGGGTTGAGCATGAAAGGGACACCGTGGGCGGCCGGCAAACTTGCTGACCGGCTGGCCAGGGAGTCCGACGAGAAGCTGGTGCTGGCCCTGGTCGACGGCCTGCGCCGGTGCTCCAGCGACAAGGGCATCGACGCGGTGACAGCCGGGCTTGACTCCAGCTCCTCGAGCAACGTGGTCGCGGCCGTAGTTAAATACCAGGCGGCGGTGCGCAAGGATCGGGCGGTGAACCTGATTGACTCGTTATTGAACGAAGCCCCGGGTCCCCGGGTGCGGGCGGCCTGTGCGGAGGCCTACGGGCTGGTGGAGCACCCCGGAGTGGTGCCGCGACTGGCGATCCTGTTCGGCGACGAAGACCCCATGGTCCGGGGTGCGGCGTTGCAGGTTCTGATGACTCTGGATACGGCTAACGTGCGGTTCTATATAGACAAGGCGCTGAACGACCCGGATTACACGGTCGTGACCCTGGCCGTGAACGAGGTCGGGTCGCGAGAACTCCTGTCCTACCTGCCGGTGTTGCGGGAGATGATATCGCGGGGAGAAGAAGAGGACCTCGATGTCCGCCGGGCTGTGCTGGCAGCCGTGGCTCCGCGTTTGAGTGAAGCCCGGCCGGATACCGCAGCCATGGAGATACTTATCGCGGGACTGCTCGATCCCGATTACGCGGTGCGGAAAGACGCCGCCGAAACCTACCAGACGTACCTGAAAGAAGACCGCTGGCGCATGGTGCCGCCCGCCCGAACGCGAATCTCGAAGCGGGAGATCGAGAGCGCCATCGAGGATTACCGTGTGAATCCCTACGCGGTGATGAAAACGTCGCAGGGGGTGTTCGAATTTGAGCTCTATTTCGACGTGGCGCCGCTCTCGGTGCTGAACTTCATCGACCTCGCCAAGTCCGGGTTTTACGACGGCCTGAGTTTTCACCGGGTCATCCCGAATTTCGTGGCGCAGGGGGGAGATCCGCGTGGCGACGGCTGGGGCGGACCGCCGTACCTGGTCCGTTGCGAGTACTCCGACGAACCATACAGGCGCGGGACGGTAGGTATGGCGACGTCCGGGAAGGATACCGGGGGGTCTCAATTCTTCATTACTTTCTCGCCGCAGCCGCGTCTTGAGGCTCGCTACACCGTTCTGGGACAAGTGCTCGAGGGCATGGACGTTGTCGACCGTCTCGTCGTCGGCGACGTAATTGAAGGCATTGAAATCAAGGAAGGGCAATTATGA
- a CDS encoding SRPBCC domain-containing protein yields the protein MDRIIQVETTVAGSVDEVWRAWTTVEGVVTFFAPQADVRLEIGGPFELYFAPSEPQGLRGSEGCKVLSYLPEEVLSFSWNAPPSIPRLRETGGQTRVIVQFEEVGEGRTRIKLSQQGFGSGEDSDKYYEYFSKAWPYVLANCRRRFEEGPLDWEK from the coding sequence ATGGATCGCATCATTCAGGTTGAAACCACGGTCGCAGGTTCGGTTGACGAGGTCTGGCGGGCCTGGACGACGGTTGAAGGGGTGGTTACGTTCTTTGCCCCGCAGGCCGACGTCAGGCTGGAGATCGGCGGACCGTTCGAACTCTACTTTGCACCGTCGGAGCCGCAGGGCTTACGCGGCTCGGAGGGGTGCAAAGTGCTCAGTTACCTGCCGGAAGAGGTGCTTTCGTTCTCGTGGAACGCCCCGCCCTCGATTCCGCGCCTGAGGGAGACCGGCGGGCAAACCCGGGTGATCGTGCAGTTTGAGGAGGTCGGCGAGGGGCGCACGCGGATCAAGCTGAGCCAGCAGGGTTTCGGCAGTGGCGAGGACTCGGATAAGTACTATGAGTACTTTTCGAAGGCGTGGCCGTACGTGCTCGCAAACTGCAGGCGGCGGTTCGAGGAAGGGCCGCTCGACTGGGAAAAGTGA
- a CDS encoding transcriptional coactivator p15/PC4 family protein, whose product MRFELERSETERLVIEDSEYKGRQLVSLRIYFLSKENEWLPTKKGVTFRRDQLAEVLKALQDIQND is encoded by the coding sequence ATGCGGTTTGAATTGGAACGTTCGGAAACGGAACGGCTTGTCATCGAGGACTCCGAGTACAAGGGGCGTCAACTGGTCTCGCTGAGGATATACTTTCTCTCTAAAGAAAACGAGTGGCTGCCGACGAAGAAGGGAGTGACGTTCCGCCGCGACCAGCTTGCGGAAGTGCTCAAAGCCCTTCAGGATATCCAGAACGACTAG